The following coding sequences are from one Nicotiana tabacum cultivar K326 chromosome 1, ASM71507v2, whole genome shotgun sequence window:
- the LOC107802224 gene encoding putative sucrose-phosphate synthase 1 isoform X2, with protein sequence MAGNEWINSYLEAILDVGPPINDPKSSSLLLRERGRFSPARYFVEEVITGFDETDLHRSWVRASSIRDSQERNTRLENMCWRIWNLTRKKKQLEGEEAQRVAKRHRERERARREAIVDMSDLSDGEKVDMVGDLSAHGDSVRGRMSRVSSVDAMANWANQYMEKKLYIVLISLHGLIRGENMELGRDSDTGGQVKYVVELARALGVMPGVYRVDLLTRQVSAPDVDWTYGEPTEMLNLIDSSDTMHEVGESGGAYIIRIPFGPKDKYVPKELLWPHIPEFVDGALSHIVQMSKVLGEQTGSGQPLWPVVIHGHYADAGESAALLSGALNVPMVLTGHSLGRDKLEQLLKQGRQPKEEINATYKIMRRIEAEELSLDVSEMIITSTQQEIEEQWNLYDGFDPKLERKLRARMKRNVSCYGRFMPRAMVIPPGMEFHHIVPHEGDMDGETEGNEHNVGNADPPIWLEVMRFFTNPHKPMILALARPDPKKNLITLVKAFGECRQLRELANLTLVMGNRDVIDEMSGTNSSVLVSILKLIDKYDLYGQVAYPKHHKQSDVPEIYRLAAKSKGVFINPAFIEPFGLTLIEAAAHGLPIVATKNGGPVDIHRVLDNGLLVDPHDQHSVADALLKLVADKQLWARCRGSGLRNIHLFSWPEHCKTYLARVMSCKQRQPRWKRNEDQSSDSEPDSPGDSLRDIKDLSLSLKLSLDGDKNEKRGTSVTALDFVENASKKKSQLDDVVSPLPVSRPMEKAEQSKFSLSRRRKLVVIAADCDTIAGLADITKIITETVKKDNSASHCGFILSTALTITEVQSFLELAKFKPYDFDAYICNSGGEVYYPCLNSEEKSSGPPFTIDSDYQSHIDYRWGGEDLRKTIIRWADSLNDKVKNKAEIAIKEIDSASSHCYSFRINDQSLVPPVKEVRRLLRIQALRCHAIYCQSGSRLNVIPVLASRTQALRYMFIRWGINLSNLVVFVGESGDTDYELLLGGIHKTVVLKGVCSDASKVHSNRNYPLEHVLPAKNPSIVECGSCSNEDISVALNNLGFL encoded by the exons ATGGCAGGAAACGAATGGATAAACAGTTACCTTGAGGCGATCCTGGACGTAGGTCCGCCGATCAACGATCCAAAATCATCGTCGCTGTTGTTAAGGGAAAGAGGTCGGTTCAGTCCCGCTCGTTACTTCGTCGAGGAAGTCATCACTGGTTTCGATGAAACCGATCTTCACCGCTCTTGGGTTCGC GCTTCGTCAATTCGGGATTCGCAGGAGAGGAATACAAGATTGGAAAACATGTGCTGGAGGATTTGGAATTTGACTCGCAAGAAGAAACAG CTTGAAGGGGAAGAAGCTCAGCGTGTGGCGAAAAGGCATCGTGAACGTGAAAGGGCACGTAGAGAGGCAATTGTTGATATGTCAGACTTATCGGATGGGGAAAAGGTAGATATGGTTGGTGACCTCTCAGCTCATGGTGATAGTGTCCGAGGAAGAATGTCCAGGGTCAGCTCTGTTGATGCGATGGCAAATTGGGCTAATCAATACATGGAAAAGAAACTTTACATTGTGTTGATAAG TCTTCATGGCTTAATAAGGGGAGAAAACATGGAGCTTGGTCGGGATTCTGACACGGGTGGCCAA GTCAAGTATGTTGTGGAATTAGCTAGAGCTTTAGGCGTGATGCCTGGAGTTTATCGTGTTGATTTGTTGACAAGACAAGTATCAGCACCTGATGTAGATTGGACTTATGGTGAACCAACAGAAATGCTAAATCTAATAGACTCTTCAGATACCATGCATGAAGTAGGAGAGAGTGGTGGTGCCTACATCATCCGCATACCATTTGGCCCAAAAGATAAATATGTCCCAAAAGAGTTACTTTGGCCTCATATTCCTGAATTTGTTGATGGTGCACTTAGTCATATAGTCCAGATGTCGAAGGTTCTAGGCGAGCAAACTGGTAGCGGGCAGCCACTTTGGCCTGTTGTAATCCATGGACACTATGCAGATGCCGGTGAGTCCGCTGCTCTTCTGTCGGGGGCTTTAAATGTACCGATGGTTTTAACTGGCCATTCACTTGGACGAGACAAGCTCGAACAACTACTAAAGCAAGGACGGCAACCAAAAGAGGAGATAAACGCAACTTACAAAATAATGCGGCGTATAGAGGCTGAAGAGTTGTCTCTTGATGTGTCTGAGATGATAATTACTAGTACACAGCAGGAAATAGAAGAACAATGGAATCTCTATGATGGATTTGATCCAAAGTTAGAACGCAAACTTAGGGCAAGAATGAAACGAAATGTCAGTTGCTATGGCAGATTTATGCCTCGCGCAATG GTGATTCCTCCAGGAATGGAATTTCACCATATTGTTCCACATGAAGGTGACATGGATGGAGAAACCGAAGGGAATGAACATAATGTTGGGAATGCAGATCCGCCTATTTGGTTGGAG GTCATGCGCTTCTTTACCAATCCACACAAGCCTATGATACTTGCTCTTGCCAGGCCTGACCCAAAGAAAAACTTAATCACTCTAGTCAAGGCATTTGGAGAGTGCCGACAGTTGAGAGAGCTTGCAAACCTC ACATTAGTGATGGGAAATCGTGATGTAATTGATGAAATGTCCGGTACAAATTCATCTGTCCTTGTTTCAATACTTAAATTGATCGACAAGTATGATTTATATGGTCAAGTTGCATATCCTAAGCATCACAAGCAATCTGATGTTCCGGAAATATATCGTTTGGCTGCAAAATCAAAG GGGGTGTTCATCAATCCAGCATTCATTGAACCATTTGGACTCACTTTGATTGAG GCAGCAGCTCATGGTTTGCCCATCGTTGCCACAAAAAATGGTGGTCCTGTTGACATTCACCGG GTGCTTGACAATGGTTTGCTAGTTGACCCACATGATCAACATTCTGTGGCTGATGCGCTTTTAAAGCTAGTAGCTGATAAGCAACTTTGGGCAAGATGTAGGGGTAGCGGATTGCGAAATATACATCTCTTCTCTTGGCCAGAGCACTGTAAGACGTACTTAGCGCGAGTGATGTCTTGCAAACAAAGGCAGCCAAGATGGAAACGAAATGAGGATCAGTCTTCTGATTCGGAACCAGATTCACCTGGAGATTCCTTGAGAGATATTAAAGATCTATCTTTAAGCTTGAAGCTCTCATTGGACGgggataaaaatgagaaaagaggTACTTCAGTGACTGCCCTGGATTTCGTGGAAAATGCCAGCAAAAAGAAGAGTCAATTGGATGATGTGGTCTCACCACTGCCAGTAAGTAGGCCCATGGAGAAAGCAGAGCAAAGTAAGTTTTCACTGTCAAGGAGAAGGAAGCTAGTTGTGATTGCTGCGGATTGTGATACCATAGCTGGTTTGGCAGATATTACCAAAATAATTACTGAGACTGTCAAGAAGGATAATAGTGCTTCACACTGTGGCTTTATCTTGTCTACAGCCTTGACCATTACTGAGGTGCAGTCATTTTTGGAGTTGGCAAAGTTCAAACCATATGACTTTGATGCTTATATCTGCAATAGTGGTGGGGAGGTTTATTATCCATGTTTAAATTCTGAAGAGAAATCTTCGGGGCCTCCTTTTACAATAGATTCAGATTATCAATCTCACATTGATTATCGTTGGGGTGGAGAAGATCTGAGGAAAACTATAATTCGTTGGGCAGATTCTTTAAATGACAAAGTTAAAAACAAAGCTGAGATAGCTATAAAAGAGATTGACTCAGCATCTTCACATTGCTATTCTTTCAGAATAAATGATCAATCATTA GTTCCTCCTGTGAAGGAAGTTAGGAGATTGTTGAGAATTCAGGCGCTAAGATGCCATGCAATATATTGCCAAAGTGGTAGCAGGCTAAACGTGATCCCTGTTCTCGCTTCAAGAACACAAGCCC TCAGGTACATGTTCATTCGATGGggcataaacttgtcaaatcttGTGGTTTTTGTCGGAGAAAGTGGAGACACGGATTATGAATTATTACTTGGAGGAATACACAAAACTGTAGTATTGAAGGGAGTTTGCAGCGATGCCTCTAAAGTTCACTCAAACAGGAACTACCCTCTGGAACATGTTTTGCCAGCCAAGAACCCTAGCATTGTTGAATGTGGAAGTTGCAGCAATGAGGACATTAGTGTAGCACTAAATAACCTTGGATTTCTTTAG
- the LOC107802224 gene encoding putative sucrose-phosphate synthase 1 isoform X1, which produces MAGNEWINSYLEAILDVGPPINDPKSSSLLLRERGRFSPARYFVEEVITGFDETDLHRSWVRASSIRDSQERNTRLENMCWRIWNLTRKKKQLEGEEAQRVAKRHRERERARREAIVDMSDLSDGEKVDMVGDLSAHGDSVRGRMSRVSSVDAMANWANQYMEKKLYIVLISLHGLIRGENMELGRDSDTGGQVKYVVELARALGVMPGVYRVDLLTRQVSAPDVDWTYGEPTEMLNLIDSSDTMHEVGESGGAYIIRIPFGPKDKYVPKELLWPHIPEFVDGALSHIVQMSKVLGEQTGSGQPLWPVVIHGHYADAGESAALLSGALNVPMVLTGHSLGRDKLEQLLKQGRQPKEEINATYKIMRRIEAEELSLDVSEMIITSTQQEIEEQWNLYDGFDPKLERKLRARMKRNVSCYGRFMPRAMVIPPGMEFHHIVPHEGDMDGETEGNEHNVGNADPPIWLEVMRFFTNPHKPMILALARPDPKKNLITLVKAFGECRQLRELANLTLVMGNRDVIDEMSGTNSSVLVSILKLIDKYDLYGQVAYPKHHKQSDVPEIYRLAAKSKGVFINPAFIEPFGLTLIEAAAHGLPIVATKNGGPVDIHRVLDNGLLVDPHDQHSVADALLKLVADKQLWARCRGSGLRNIHLFSWPEHCKTYLARVMSCKQRQPRWKRNEDQSSDSEPDSPGDSLRDIKDLSLSLKLSLDGDKNEKRGTSVTALDFVENASKKKSQLDDVVSPLPVSRPMEKAEQSKFSLSRRRKLVVIAADCDTIAGLADITKIITETVKKDNSASHCGFILSTALTITEVQSFLELAKFKPYDFDAYICNSGGEVYYPCLNSEEKSSGPPFTIDSDYQSHIDYRWGGEDLRKTIIRWADSLNDKVKNKAEIAIKEIDSASSHCYSFRINDQSLVHVHSMGHKLVKSCGFCRRKWRHGL; this is translated from the exons ATGGCAGGAAACGAATGGATAAACAGTTACCTTGAGGCGATCCTGGACGTAGGTCCGCCGATCAACGATCCAAAATCATCGTCGCTGTTGTTAAGGGAAAGAGGTCGGTTCAGTCCCGCTCGTTACTTCGTCGAGGAAGTCATCACTGGTTTCGATGAAACCGATCTTCACCGCTCTTGGGTTCGC GCTTCGTCAATTCGGGATTCGCAGGAGAGGAATACAAGATTGGAAAACATGTGCTGGAGGATTTGGAATTTGACTCGCAAGAAGAAACAG CTTGAAGGGGAAGAAGCTCAGCGTGTGGCGAAAAGGCATCGTGAACGTGAAAGGGCACGTAGAGAGGCAATTGTTGATATGTCAGACTTATCGGATGGGGAAAAGGTAGATATGGTTGGTGACCTCTCAGCTCATGGTGATAGTGTCCGAGGAAGAATGTCCAGGGTCAGCTCTGTTGATGCGATGGCAAATTGGGCTAATCAATACATGGAAAAGAAACTTTACATTGTGTTGATAAG TCTTCATGGCTTAATAAGGGGAGAAAACATGGAGCTTGGTCGGGATTCTGACACGGGTGGCCAA GTCAAGTATGTTGTGGAATTAGCTAGAGCTTTAGGCGTGATGCCTGGAGTTTATCGTGTTGATTTGTTGACAAGACAAGTATCAGCACCTGATGTAGATTGGACTTATGGTGAACCAACAGAAATGCTAAATCTAATAGACTCTTCAGATACCATGCATGAAGTAGGAGAGAGTGGTGGTGCCTACATCATCCGCATACCATTTGGCCCAAAAGATAAATATGTCCCAAAAGAGTTACTTTGGCCTCATATTCCTGAATTTGTTGATGGTGCACTTAGTCATATAGTCCAGATGTCGAAGGTTCTAGGCGAGCAAACTGGTAGCGGGCAGCCACTTTGGCCTGTTGTAATCCATGGACACTATGCAGATGCCGGTGAGTCCGCTGCTCTTCTGTCGGGGGCTTTAAATGTACCGATGGTTTTAACTGGCCATTCACTTGGACGAGACAAGCTCGAACAACTACTAAAGCAAGGACGGCAACCAAAAGAGGAGATAAACGCAACTTACAAAATAATGCGGCGTATAGAGGCTGAAGAGTTGTCTCTTGATGTGTCTGAGATGATAATTACTAGTACACAGCAGGAAATAGAAGAACAATGGAATCTCTATGATGGATTTGATCCAAAGTTAGAACGCAAACTTAGGGCAAGAATGAAACGAAATGTCAGTTGCTATGGCAGATTTATGCCTCGCGCAATG GTGATTCCTCCAGGAATGGAATTTCACCATATTGTTCCACATGAAGGTGACATGGATGGAGAAACCGAAGGGAATGAACATAATGTTGGGAATGCAGATCCGCCTATTTGGTTGGAG GTCATGCGCTTCTTTACCAATCCACACAAGCCTATGATACTTGCTCTTGCCAGGCCTGACCCAAAGAAAAACTTAATCACTCTAGTCAAGGCATTTGGAGAGTGCCGACAGTTGAGAGAGCTTGCAAACCTC ACATTAGTGATGGGAAATCGTGATGTAATTGATGAAATGTCCGGTACAAATTCATCTGTCCTTGTTTCAATACTTAAATTGATCGACAAGTATGATTTATATGGTCAAGTTGCATATCCTAAGCATCACAAGCAATCTGATGTTCCGGAAATATATCGTTTGGCTGCAAAATCAAAG GGGGTGTTCATCAATCCAGCATTCATTGAACCATTTGGACTCACTTTGATTGAG GCAGCAGCTCATGGTTTGCCCATCGTTGCCACAAAAAATGGTGGTCCTGTTGACATTCACCGG GTGCTTGACAATGGTTTGCTAGTTGACCCACATGATCAACATTCTGTGGCTGATGCGCTTTTAAAGCTAGTAGCTGATAAGCAACTTTGGGCAAGATGTAGGGGTAGCGGATTGCGAAATATACATCTCTTCTCTTGGCCAGAGCACTGTAAGACGTACTTAGCGCGAGTGATGTCTTGCAAACAAAGGCAGCCAAGATGGAAACGAAATGAGGATCAGTCTTCTGATTCGGAACCAGATTCACCTGGAGATTCCTTGAGAGATATTAAAGATCTATCTTTAAGCTTGAAGCTCTCATTGGACGgggataaaaatgagaaaagaggTACTTCAGTGACTGCCCTGGATTTCGTGGAAAATGCCAGCAAAAAGAAGAGTCAATTGGATGATGTGGTCTCACCACTGCCAGTAAGTAGGCCCATGGAGAAAGCAGAGCAAAGTAAGTTTTCACTGTCAAGGAGAAGGAAGCTAGTTGTGATTGCTGCGGATTGTGATACCATAGCTGGTTTGGCAGATATTACCAAAATAATTACTGAGACTGTCAAGAAGGATAATAGTGCTTCACACTGTGGCTTTATCTTGTCTACAGCCTTGACCATTACTGAGGTGCAGTCATTTTTGGAGTTGGCAAAGTTCAAACCATATGACTTTGATGCTTATATCTGCAATAGTGGTGGGGAGGTTTATTATCCATGTTTAAATTCTGAAGAGAAATCTTCGGGGCCTCCTTTTACAATAGATTCAGATTATCAATCTCACATTGATTATCGTTGGGGTGGAGAAGATCTGAGGAAAACTATAATTCGTTGGGCAGATTCTTTAAATGACAAAGTTAAAAACAAAGCTGAGATAGCTATAAAAGAGATTGACTCAGCATCTTCACATTGCTATTCTTTCAGAATAAATGATCAATCATTA GTACATGTTCATTCGATGGggcataaacttgtcaaatcttGTGGTTTTTGTCGGAGAAAGTGGAGACACGGATTATGA